The proteins below come from a single Methyloprofundus sedimenti genomic window:
- the pheT gene encoding phenylalanine--tRNA ligase subunit beta yields the protein MQFSEAWLRELVNPALDTQALVEQITMAGLEVDSVNPAAAEFSGVVVGQVVSVMAHPDADKLRICQVEVGENESLQIVCGASNVREGLKIPAALIGAVLPGDFKIKKSKLRGELSFGMLCSEKELGLAADADGLMELAVDAPVGTDIREYLALNDQLIEVDLTPNRADCLSIEGIAREVALLNDIQFKVPVVIPVAVEHQDTLDIKVSAPDACPRYLGRLIKGVDSSAETPIWMQERLRRSGLRSLGPVVDVTNYVLLEMGQPLHAFDAAKLSGGIEVRKARAGEILGLLNEQQISANDDTLFIADADKALALAGVMGGSESAVSDSTKDIFLECAFFSPSFMMGKARHYGLHTDSSHRFERGVDAQLQTRAIERATQLIVEIAGGSVGAITEVVAQEHLPQRPAVTLRAQRIKRILGVALAEAEVEGILQRLGMICVKDSEGWQVTPPGFRFDIAIEADLIEELGRVYGYNNLPQSSLLMRSALSQAPEAVLDIDQIKDVLVTRDYQEAITYSFVAEELQKAIVPDDKYIKLQNPISADLAVMRTTLWCGLLQAATYNTKRQQGRVRLFEAGQRFLGTSVEQQEKMLAGIAVGSVNPEQWGEKARKVDFYDIKADVEAICALTGREVQFVVRKHSALHPGQSAEILTMEGQSLGWVGMLHPTLEKQLGFDSNVFLFELSQSVLLERNVPAFNSLSKFPSVRRDLALLLEEQVSFQAVKKCIDDCQEKLIQQVMVFDIYRGQGVEQGYKSIALALIMQDATQTLTDSEIDAIVNRVLDALSNKLSAKLRD from the coding sequence ATGCAATTTAGTGAAGCTTGGTTAAGAGAATTAGTAAATCCTGCGCTGGATACTCAGGCACTCGTCGAGCAAATTACCATGGCAGGACTGGAAGTTGATTCAGTCAATCCTGCCGCTGCAGAATTTAGTGGCGTTGTGGTTGGGCAGGTAGTATCGGTAATGGCTCATCCTGATGCCGATAAATTAAGAATTTGTCAGGTAGAAGTGGGTGAAAATGAGTCTTTACAAATAGTCTGTGGAGCAAGCAATGTACGTGAAGGCTTAAAAATACCTGCTGCATTGATAGGTGCAGTATTGCCTGGTGATTTTAAAATAAAAAAATCAAAATTACGTGGCGAGCTGTCATTTGGCATGCTTTGTTCAGAAAAAGAACTGGGCCTGGCGGCTGATGCAGATGGCTTGATGGAATTAGCCGTCGATGCACCTGTGGGTACAGATATTCGTGAATATCTGGCCCTAAATGACCAATTAATTGAAGTTGATTTAACACCTAATAGAGCTGATTGTTTAAGTATTGAAGGGATAGCCAGGGAAGTAGCATTACTGAATGATATACAGTTTAAAGTGCCAGTTGTTATTCCTGTTGCAGTAGAGCATCAAGATACACTGGATATTAAAGTCAGCGCACCAGATGCTTGTCCACGTTATCTAGGACGTTTAATCAAAGGTGTTGATTCGAGTGCAGAAACACCGATATGGATGCAAGAGCGATTGCGTCGTTCAGGGTTAAGAAGCCTAGGACCAGTGGTCGATGTGACTAACTATGTTCTATTAGAAATGGGCCAGCCTTTACATGCCTTTGATGCCGCGAAATTATCAGGTGGAATTGAAGTGCGTAAAGCACGAGCAGGCGAAATCTTAGGCTTATTAAATGAGCAGCAAATAAGTGCAAATGACGATACATTGTTCATTGCCGATGCTGATAAAGCTCTGGCCTTGGCGGGAGTAATGGGCGGTAGTGAATCTGCTGTGTCAGACAGCACAAAAGATATTTTCCTGGAGTGTGCATTTTTTAGCCCCAGCTTTATGATGGGCAAAGCGCGCCATTATGGCCTGCATACAGATTCTTCACACCGTTTTGAGCGGGGTGTTGATGCACAATTACAAACCAGAGCAATCGAACGCGCAACCCAGCTTATTGTTGAAATAGCGGGAGGGAGTGTTGGTGCAATAACTGAGGTCGTTGCACAAGAGCATTTACCACAGCGTCCTGCTGTTACTTTGCGAGCGCAAAGAATCAAGCGCATCTTAGGCGTCGCTTTGGCTGAAGCCGAAGTAGAAGGCATCCTGCAACGCTTAGGCATGATTTGTGTTAAAGATAGTGAAGGATGGCAGGTGACCCCTCCAGGCTTTCGCTTTGATATCGCAATAGAAGCCGATTTAATTGAAGAATTAGGTCGTGTATATGGCTATAACAACTTACCGCAAAGTAGCTTGTTAATGCGCTCTGCATTAAGTCAGGCACCTGAAGCGGTCTTAGACATAGATCAAATTAAAGATGTCCTGGTTACGCGTGATTACCAGGAAGCCATTACTTATAGTTTTGTTGCTGAAGAACTGCAAAAAGCGATTGTACCTGACGATAAATATATAAAATTACAAAACCCAATTTCAGCAGATCTTGCGGTGATGCGTACTACACTTTGGTGTGGTCTGTTACAAGCAGCGACTTATAATACTAAGCGTCAACAGGGACGAGTACGATTATTTGAAGCAGGTCAGCGGTTTTTAGGTACAAGTGTTGAGCAGCAAGAAAAAATGCTGGCTGGAATTGCAGTAGGTTCGGTTAACCCTGAACAGTGGGGAGAAAAAGCGCGAAAAGTCGATTTTTACGATATAAAAGCAGATGTTGAAGCTATCTGCGCCTTAACTGGGCGTGAAGTGCAATTTGTTGTCCGCAAACATAGCGCATTACATCCAGGTCAAAGTGCAGAAATCCTGACTATGGAAGGCCAGTCACTGGGCTGGGTAGGTATGCTACATCCGACATTGGAAAAACAGCTGGGTTTTGATAGTAATGTTTTTCTGTTTGAGTTATCTCAAAGCGTATTGCTAGAAAGAAATGTTCCTGCTTTTAACAGCCTGTCTAAATTTCCGTCAGTGCGTCGTGATTTAGCCTTATTGCTGGAAGAACAAGTGTCTTTTCAGGCAGTTAAAAAGTGCATTGATGACTGTCAGGAAAAATTAATTCAACAGGTTATGGTTTTTGATATATACCGTGGACAGGGCGTTGAGCAAGGGTATAAAAGTATAGCGTTAGCATTAATTATGCAAGATGCAACACAAACTCTTACAGATTCTGAAATTGATGCTATAGTTAACAGGGTGTTAGACGCTTTATCTAACAAATTAAGTGCAAAATTGAGAGATTAG